From Coffea arabica cultivar ET-39 chromosome 2e, Coffea Arabica ET-39 HiFi, whole genome shotgun sequence, the proteins below share one genomic window:
- the LOC140036542 gene encoding U-box domain-containing protein 1-like, producing MDGSLPPLMVSSGFFPAGGLLESLIHISNEVTSIEKFPSVQVKNISTMISRIRLLSSLFEEIQETSGTLPPSSVLCLTELFSVIRRVKFLIESCKEGSSLWNLVQTEFVSNQFYVVVKEMGRALDILPLSLLNLTMDTREQVELLHKQAKRVELFLDRREIQRRDELLQLMSNRADKNIKNKGSSDYGKVKEILGTIGLRSPLDYEEEISKLEAEAEKQAGTGGLIVVSNIKNLISLVSLSKTVIFSEEKNQKIREDQNLPTAHLTNRYDQPSSSQSLILNIPDEYRCPISLDLMRDPVIVASGHTYDRSSIAQWINSGHHTCPKSGQRLIHMALIPNYVLKSLIHQWCQENNIPVVESALSSSDLGRSSSKRKLCANAVDHISASKAAADAVKMTAEFLVGKLATGSPDIQRQAAYEIRLLAKTGMDNRRIIAEAGAIPFLVTLMNSHDPRIQENAVTALLNLSIYDNNKTLIMSAGAIDSIIDVLQSGKTMEARENAAAAIFSLSIVDDYKIFIGARPRAIPGLVRLLGEGTTAGKRDAAIALFNLAVYNVNKVSVVLAGAVPLLIDLLLDDKAGITDDALGVLALLLGCSEGLEELRKSRILVPLLIDLLRFGSSKGKENSITLLVGLCKDGGEDVARKLLMNPRSIPSLQSLAADGSLKARRKADALLRILNRCCSQSRNPVG from the coding sequence ATGGATGGGTCGCTACCTCCTCTCATGGTCTCCTCAGGGTTTTTTCCCGCTGGGGGTTTGCTGGAATCACTGATCCACATCTCTAACGAGGTTACTTCGATCGAAAAATTTCCTTCTGTACAGGTTAAAAACATATCGACGATGATAAGCAGGATCAGActtctttcttccttgtttgAAGAGATTCAAGAAACAAGTGGCACCCTTCCTCCATCCTCAGTCTTATGCCTTACAGAGCTTTTCTCTGTTATACGAAGAGTGAAATTCTTGATAGAGAGTTGCAAGGAAGGAAGTTCTCTATGGAATCTAGTTCAAACGGAGTTTGTTTCGAATCAATTCTATGTAGTAGTCAAGGAGATGGGAAGAGCACTGGACATCCTTCCCCTCAGCTTGCTTAATCTTACAATGGACACCAGGGAGCAAGTCGAGCTTCTCCACAAACAGGCAAAAAGGGTTGAATTGTTCCTTGACCGCCGAGAGATTCAGAGAAGAGATGAGCTTCTTCAACTTATGTCCAATAGAGCTGATAAGAACATCAAGAATAAAGGTTCCTCTGATTATGGTAAAGTCAAAGAGATATTAGGCACCATTGGGCTGAGAAGCCCCTTAGATTATGAAGAAGAGATTTCAAAGCTAGAGGCAGAAGCTGAGAAGCAGGCAGGCACAGGTGGACTCATCGTGGTCTCAAACATCAAGAATCTGATATCCCTGGTCTCCTTATCAAAAACTGTGATCTTCAGCGAAGAAAAAAATCAGAAGATCAGGGAGGATCAAAACCTACCCACTGCTCATCTTACTAACCGTTACGATCAGCCCTCGTCTTCCCAATCACTGATTCTCAACATCCCTGATGAATACCGCTGCCCAATATCACTTGACTTGATGAGGGACCCGGTCATAGTCGCATCTGGCCATACTTATGATCGAAGTTCAATCGCACAGTGGATTAATTCAGGTCATCATACATGCCCAAAAAGTGGGCAACGCTTGATACACATGGCCCTCATACCCAATTACGTGTTGAAAAGTCTGATTCATCAATGGTGCCAGGAGAATAATATTCCAGTGGTGGAATCTGCATTATCCTCTTCAGATTTGGGAAGAAGTAGTAGTAAAAGAAAATTATGTGCAAATGCAGTAGATCATATTTCTGCCAGTAAAGCTGCAGCAGATGCAGTCAAAATGACGGCTGAGTTTTTAGTGGGGAAGCTAGCGACAGGATCACCAGATATCCAGAGACAGGCAGCATACGAGATTCGGCTACTTGCAAAAACTGGCATGGACAATCGCAGGATCATAGCAGAAGCAGGAGCTATTCCATTCCTTGTAACTCTGATGAATTCTCATGATCCAAGAATCCAGGAAAATGCAGTGACTGCTCTGCTCAACCTTTCCATATATGATAACAACAAGACGTTGATTATGTCTGCTGGTGCAATTGACAGCATAATTGACGTTTTACAATCAGGAAAAACAATGGAGGCAAGAGAAAATGCAGCAGCAGCAATCTTCAGTTTGTCCATAGTAGACGATTACAAGATATTCATTGGAGCCCGTCCTAGAGCCATTCCGGGCTTAGTTCGGCTCCTAGGAGAAGGGACTACAGCTGGGAAAAGAGATGCAGCAATAGCACTTTTTAACCTTGCAGTTTACAATGTTAATAAGGTCAGTGTCGTTCTCGCTGGAGCAGTTCCACTGCTCATTGACCTGTTGTTAGATGACAAGGCTGGGATCACCGATGATGCATTAGGCGTGCTTGCCCTCCTGCTTGGATGCAGTGAAGGATTAGAAGAGTTAAGGAAGAGTAGGATCTTGGTTCCTCTTCTTATCGATCTCCTGAGATTTGGATCTTCCAAGGGAAAGGAGAATTCGATAACTCTGCTGGTCGGGCTATGCAAGGATGGTGGCGAGGATGTTGCGAGAAAGCTGTTAATGAATCCGCGAAGCATTCCATCGCTCCAAAGCTTGGCTGCAGATGGATCTTTAAAAGCTCGAAGAAAAGCCGACGCTCTTCTTAGGATACTGAATAGATGCTGTTCTCAATCTCGGAATCCTGTTGGGTAA
- the LOC140036543 gene encoding transcription factor bHLH51-like, protein MANCFSSADLQEDAAWKVCHQAAVEQNSMDLPFLAPQLNNNSTPDEASSFNFDGYPFSLHPWSIPAEGFAEGRAASASRSHSEAEKRRRDRINAQLATLRKLIPKSEKMDKAALLGSVVEHVKEMKNKTTEISNCMMIPTDVDEVTIDYVDDEYCSSIAKDRKILLKACVCCDDRPEFFSELNRALKSLRLTTVEANVISLGGRIKSSFILCPISSSVEGGICRNTLKQSLKLVLSRIAASCTTSTGSNYRIKSRRQRFFLPSH, encoded by the exons ATGGCAAATTGTTTTTCTTCGGCTGATTTACAAGAAGATGCAGCCTGGAAAGTTTGTCACCAAGCTGCTGTTGAACAAAACAGCATGGACTTGCCCTTTCTAGCTCCACAGCTCAATAATAATAGTACTCCAGATGAAGCTTCATCTTTCAACTTCGATGGCTATCCTTTCTCCCTGCATCCCTGGTCGATTCCCGCTGAAGGGTTCGCCGAGGGAAGGGCTGCAAGTGCCTCTAGAAGCCATAGTGAAGCGGAGAAGAGGCGTAGGGACCGGATTAACGCGCAGCTTGCTACTCTGAGGAAACTGATTCCGAAGTCTGAAAAG ATGGACAAGGCAGCTCTACTGGGCAGTGTGGTTGAGCATGTGAAGGAAATGAAGAACAAGACGACGGAGATCAGCAATTGCATGATGATCCCAACTGATGTTGACGAAGTAACAATCGATTATGTGGATGATGAATACTGCAGCTCCATAGCCAAGGATCGGAAAATCTTGCTCAAGGCTTGTGTTTGCTGCGATGATCGGCCAGAATTCTTTTCGGAGCTGAATCGGGCTCTGAAAAGCCTCCGGCTGACCACAGTTGAAGCAAATGTCATCAGCTTGGGGGGCAGAATCAAAAGTAGTTTCATCCTTTGCCCCATTAGTAGTAGTGTGGAAGGAGGGATTTGCAGAAACACACTCAAGCAGTCACTAAAACTAGTGTTGAGTAGGATTGCTGCCTCATGCACCACTAGTACTGGATCAAACTATCGTATTAAAAGTAGAAGACAAAGGTTCTTCTTGCCTTCTCATTAA